Part of the Nostoc sp. ATCC 53789 genome, TAAAAAGCATTTTGTCTGGTTGAATGGTTTGGGAATTCGGGATTTGTGTGTAGATGGCAAAGATTTGTTGATTTTAGCTGGCCCAACGATGGATTTAGATGGGCCTGTGCAAATTTATCGTTGGGTTAATGGCGTGAATCTGCGAGAAAATATCTTTAGCAATCCAGATTTTGTCCAGGATATTCCTTATGGAAATCGGGAAGATCATGCTGAGGGAATGGCGCTGTTTCAGGATGTGGCTGGTATACCTTCGCTATTGGTAGTTTATGACTCTCCAGCAAAAAGTAGGCTGGTGGGTGATGGTAGTGTAATAGCGGATGTGTTTAAGATGGAATAAAGATGAAGTCAGAAGTCAGAATTCAGGAGTCAGAATCAAGACGCTCGTTCCTCTCTACGAGACGCTGCGCTATCCGCTTTTTCGTACAGAATTCATTCTGTTAGCGGATAGCTAAGGTTTAGCCCATTCTGACTCATGACTCCTGAATTCTGTTCGATAAAGATGAATTTTGGTTTTTAGATTGTTAAAGGTTAGTGGAGATAGCTTGTACGGGACAAGTGGGGATACATTGTTCGCAGACGATGCAACGCGATCGCGTGAATGTCAGTTTGTATGTCTCTGGGTGGAGAGTGAGGGCTTCGGTAGGACAAACCCCGGTACACAAGCCACAATGGACACAGACATCCTCATCGATCGCAATTTCGCCTAAAGTATAAGAAACGTTAACATGGCGCGATCGCATCCACTCGATGGCAGCATCTAGTTGATCGATATCCCCCGCTAGTTCCACTACTAGTTTGCCAATTTGATTTGGGGCAACTTGGGCACGGATAATATTAGCAGCGACGTTGAATTCTTTGGCCAGTACATAAGTGACTGGCATTTGCACGGCGCGTTTCGGGAAGGTTAGTGTTACTCGTTTTTTCACAGGTTTAGCAGAGGGTTTTTTCTGTTGTAGCGTATTGGAAGTTTTATGACTCGAAAGATTTAGACGATGTAGGTAGTAGGGAATGATGTGGTTTAATTATTTAAAAAGCACCATAAGAAGGAGTCAGAAGACAGAATTCAGAATTCAGAATATCCCAGCAGTCAAGTCAGGGGTTTCAGTAAGGAAAGAATTTTTTCTTCTCCACGATAGCGACGCG contains:
- a CDS encoding NIL domain-containing protein, with protein sequence MKKRVTLTFPKRAVQMPVTYVLAKEFNVAANIIRAQVAPNQIGKLVVELAGDIDQLDAAIEWMRSRHVNVSYTLGEIAIDEDVCVHCGLCTGVCPTEALTLHPETYKLTFTRSRCIVCEQCIPTCPVQAISTNL